TATCCCGGCGAGCGCTGCCTTGGCGCGCTGACCTTCGGGTACGCCGATCCCTCGAACGCCCACCACGGTCTCTTCGCGGTGCTGGCGGCGCTCTGGCACCGGGAGCGGACAGGGGAGGGCCAGTGGATCGACATGAGCCAGCTCGAAGCGACCGTGGGCCTCGTGGGTGAGGCGCTGATCGACTACTTCAGGAACGGGCGGGTGTGGGGCACCCAGGGCGCCACCCACGCGAGCCTGGCGCCCCACGGGATCTACCCTTGTGCCGGCGACGATGAATGGGTCGCGCTCGCCTGTCAGACCGAGGCCGAGTGGCGTGCGCTCTGTGAGGTGATGGGCGACCCGCCCTGGTGTCGCGAGGCTCGGTTCAGAGACCTTGAGCGCCGTCGGCAGAACCGTGAGGCACTGGATCGCCTGATCGCCGGGTGGACCCGGGATCTCGCCCCCTCCGACGTTGCCTCGCGGTGCCAGAGCGTGGGGGTTTCTGCCGCTCCGGTCCTCGGCCTTGAAGCTCACACCTCCCACCCGTATTTTCTGGCGCGCGGGACGGTGGCCTCCGTCGCGCACCCGGCCCTGGGCTCGCTGGCGCTCTACACGTCCCCCATCACACTCGGGGTGACTCCCGGGCAGTTCGTTCGGCCGGCCCCTTGCCTCGGCGAGGACAACGAACGGATCTTCGGCGACCTCCTCGGGCTCGCTCCTGACGAGATCGAACGACTTCGGGCTGACGGGCTCATCAGGTAGGTGGGCTTGCGCCCTGCCCGCGCCTCTGCCATGATGGGTTCATGAGAGGAATTCGCCTGATCGTCGCTCTGGGGCTGGGGACGGGCCTCGCTCTCCTTGCGACGGCGCCCGCCTGGGCGCAACAGGTTGAGATCGTAGCGCCGCCGCCCGAGCGCGTGAGGCTGCCCGAGTTCGTCCTTCCGGGACAGCCGCCCCAGATCACCCACCCGCGCGAGACCGACTTCACGCCGGACAACACCCGCGCGCGTCACGACCCGGCGTTCATCGCTCCGTTCACGACGACGGTCAGGACCGGCCCCACGACAGCGGTCCGCTTCGGCTTGTCCGGCTGGACGGCGCCGCCGGTGCATCGCGACGTCCTCGTGGCGCGTGAGGCCTCGGGCTGGTTTGCCCTGGGGTTCACGTTCATCTGGGACGTTCCTATCGAGCCTCCGAAACCCCGGGCGTCTTCCGTCGTTCCCGCCGCGCTCCGCTAGCCGTGGCCGCTTCGCCCTGGCCCGCGGGCGCCCGCTCGGCCTGCGCGTTCACAGCGTTGGAGACGATCGCCGAGCACTGGCGCGCCGTCAGCCGGTAGCGTCATGGCGTTCACCGACGAGCTCTGGGACTCCATCCGCGCCATGTACGCGGGCATCCTCCGCCACCCCTTCATCAAGGGGCTCACGGACGGGTCCCTCGCGCGGGAAAGCTTCCGCTTCTACGTGGTGCAGGACGCGCTCTACCTTCGCGAGTTCGCCCGGGCGCTGTCCATCGCGGCGGCGCGCGCCCCGCAGGACGACTGGATCATCATGTTCAACGAGCACGCGGCCGGTGCCCTCAAGGTGGAGCGGTCGCTCCACGAGAGCTTCTTCCAGGAGTTCGGCCTCACTCCCGGCGACGTCGCGGCCACGCCCATGGCGCCCACGAACCTGGCCTACACCAGCTACCTCCTGTCGGTGGCCTACGGCGCGCCGTTTCACGAGGTGCTGGGTGCGCTGCTCCCGTGCTACTGGATCTACTGGGAGGTGGGCAAGGAGCTGGAGCGGGCGGGCTCGCCGGACCCGCTCTACGCGCGCTGGATCGGCACCTACGCATCCGAGGAGTTCGGGAGCCTGGTCCGCGCGGTCCTGGACGCCACGAACCGGACCGCGGCCCGCCTCCAGCCCGCGGAGCGCGACTCGGTCCGCCGGCACTTCGT
This region of Candidatus Rokuibacteriota bacterium genomic DNA includes:
- the tenA gene encoding thiaminase II encodes the protein MAFTDELWDSIRAMYAGILRHPFIKGLTDGSLARESFRFYVVQDALYLREFARALSIAAARAPQDDWIIMFNEHAAGALKVERSLHESFFQEFGLTPGDVAATPMAPTNLAYTSYLLSVAYGAPFHEVLGALLPCYWIYWEVGKELERAGSPDPLYARWIGTYASEEFGSLVRAVLDATNRTAARLQPAERDSVRRHFVTTSRYEWMFWEMGYRRESWPL
- a CDS encoding CoA transferase; the protein is MRPLDGLRVVDFGWVAVGPVLSSLLAEFGAEVIKVESSRRLDYCRLIPTPLGEDEKVSDALAVRADEVDRVLLFHQYNRGKLGITVDLRHPGAPALLRRLVTRSDVVVENFSPRVLREVGLDYPALARVKPDLIMISCSAAGHGGPWEAVRTFAPSLSSLAGLERLIGYPGERCLGALTFGYADPSNAHHGLFAVLAALWHRERTGEGQWIDMSQLEATVGLVGEALIDYFRNGRVWGTQGATHASLAPHGIYPCAGDDEWVALACQTEAEWRALCEVMGDPPWCREARFRDLERRRQNREALDRLIAGWTRDLAPSDVASRCQSVGVSAAPVLGLEAHTSHPYFLARGTVASVAHPALGSLALYTSPITLGVTPGQFVRPAPCLGEDNERIFGDLLGLAPDEIERLRADGLIR